ATCACCTGTATGACGATCCCGAAGGGTCGACCTTCATCTCCAGCACAGCACGACAATCACGAGCATTCCAGCTTCTACATCAGAACCTCACAATCATCTTCAGGACACACGGTGTCGCTTGCACAGGCAGTGCAGGTTCGCGGTGGCGGTGGGACCACCCTTGCCCCACGGGACCGTGTGGTCCAGCTCGGAACGCCGGGCTCTGCGGGTGCAGCCAGGGAACCGGCAGGTCACGTCTCTGGCCCGGATGTGCCTGGCGAGCCGCGCGCTGGGTGTGTACTGCGGTTCCGCGGGCAGCGGTGCCTCGACCGGCGCCGCGAGGAGCCTGTCGAGGTCTCCGGCGCGGTAGGTCTTGTCCCCGACGGCGGCGAGGACACCGGTTTCCCGGTCGAATGCGAGGCTCCGCCACGAGACCCGCTCACCGGAGGCGAGCGCACGGGCGGTGGACGCGGACACCGATCCGTAGCCGCGCAGCTCCCCGGGTGCGGTGCCGCCTTGGAGGGTGTCGACCGGGACGGTCACCTCCACGAGTGTGGTGATGTTCCGGCGGACGTGGTCGTCGAGGATGAGGTCGGTGAACGCGTCGAACCGGCGCTGCTCCAGGGTCCGCGTATCGCCGGGGATCAGCTTCCGCGCAAGGTCGTCGACCAGGCCGAACACGGTGGTGGTCTGGTCCGCGGGTCCGCGTAGCACGAGGACACCGGTTTCGCCGGGGTCGGGGCGGTGCCACAGGGTCCGGTCCTCGAAGGCGCGGTCCTTGTGCTCCTCGACCCCGGCGGGGTCGAACTTGGCGACCGCGTGGTTGACGCGGGCGCGGAACTGTCCGACCGGCAGGTCCGGGCGCCGCAACGCGTACTCCTCCACCAACGCGGTCGTCTCCGGGTCCAGGTGTTCGACCGCGTCGGCGAGGATCCGCACGTGCATCGCGGTGAGTTCCCCGGCGGCGAACAGCTTCTGAGTCGCGGGGAGCCGGTCACAGGTGATCCGGGAGACCGCAAGCCGGTCCGCCGCGGTACCGGTCGCGATCCGCAACACCGCCGCGACCTCCTCGCGGGTGAAGTCATCCTTGGTCACGTCACGAAGCTGATCCAGCCGCGCGAGCGCGGCGAACTGACGGGCCTGCGCCGCAGCGAGACACCGCTCATAGCCAGCAAGCACCGCAAGAGCGATCTCGGCCGGCGCGGTAGCGAGGTCGACAGTGTCGAGGGCGGCGTGGGTGGTGCCGGAGGCGGGGAGTGCCTCGATCCGGTCCAGCTCCTCGACGTCGAACATGTGTTCGACTCTACCACAACCGGAGGGCATCCGATAGGCCGGATTCCCTTATACAGCAAGGGATTCCGCCAACAAACCGCCACCGCGAGACCCCCGGGAAGCGAGGCAGCCACAGAGCTGCCTCACCCCGTAGATGCCGCGCCCTTGGGTCGGGCGGTGGGTGTCAAGACTCCGCCAGACCACCGCACCACGAAGCAATGGCCGTGCGGATTCTTGACACCCACCGCCCGACCCCAACACTCAAAGAAGGGGTGAGGCAGCGTCCCACAGAGGGGTTGAGGCAGCGGCCCACAAGAGGGCAGCGCCCACAGGCAACCAAAGACAGGCACCAACCACCCCCAACCTAGGTAAGGGACCAAAGCCCCTACGCCGCCGTATCCCATGAAGCGCGACCAGCGACCACCCACCGCACCCAGTCACCGAAGAAGCACAGGTCGAGGACGTCACGTGACCCGCCGACTGCGCCCCGACACCGCAAGAGAGCGCTCCGCCATCGACCTCACACCAACGGCTTGGCACCGGATCCGCCGACGCACGTTGCGTCGCACTCCATGAAGTGGCACGCGCCGGAAGGTCCCGGACGTAACGTCAAGGCGCCGTTTTGGCACATGGGGATCGGCCACCGTGGCCCGTCGTCGGCCGCGGCTCGGGAGGGAAACATGAAATCCATGTACCGCGTACTCGCCTACACCATCGCAGTCCTGGTCGCCCTGCAGGCGGCCTGGGTGGCGCTGTCCGCGTTCGGCGTGATCAACGCGGTGGACTCGGGCACGGTCATCGACGAGAGCTACGAGCCGAACGCCGGCGCGATGCTGCACGGCATCGGCGGCATGTACGTCATCCCGGTCGTCACGCTCGCGCTGCTGGTCGTGTCGTTCTTCGCGCACATCGCCGGTGGGGTGAAGTGGGCGCTGTTCATCGTGCTCGCCGTGGCGCTGCAGATCGCGTTCGGCTTCGTCGCGTTCGGGCTGCCCGCGATCGGTCTGCTGCACGGCGTCAACGCGTTCGTCATCCTCGGTCTCGCGGTGACCGCGGCGATGCGTGTCTCCAGGACCACCGCCTCCGCGACCTCCGAGCCGATGGACCGCACGGCGGCGTGAGAGGTGCTGTCGAGGAGAGCGCGGCTGGTCCTGGCCGGCGGCGCGACGGTCGCGCTCCTGGCGCCTCCGGCCTGGATGTGCGCGCGGAGTTTCGCCCCACCCACGTACTCGGTGATGGGGATGGGACGGGTCGACTTCGGGGGCGGTCCCGCGCTCGGCGGACACCTCGGACACACCGACGACCGGTGGGTGGGGCCGGCCCGCCGACCCGGTGACGTCAGCGTCGCCGACCTCACCGGGCCGCGCGACGTCCGTCCCGACGTGTCGACGACACTGGTCGCGCGCAAGGGTCCGGTCACCCTCGCCACCGGGGAGAAGGTCGACGGCTACTCCCTGAACGGCTCCTCGCCAGGGCCACCGATCCGCGCCCGACAGGGCGACGTCGTGCAGGTACGCCTCGTCAACGCGAACATCGCCGAGGGCACGACCCTGCACTGGCACGGCGTCGACGTCCCGAACGCCGAGGACGGCGTCGCCGGCGTCACCCAGAACGCCGTGCCCGCCGGCCGGTCACACGTGTACCGGTTCGTCGCCGAGGACGCCGGCACGTACTGGTACCACTCGC
The DNA window shown above is from Streptosporangiales bacterium and carries:
- a CDS encoding DUF222 domain-containing protein — its product is MPSGCGRVEHMFDVEELDRIEALPASGTTHAALDTVDLATAPAEIALAVLAGYERCLAAAQARQFAALARLDQLRDVTKDDFTREEVAAVLRIATGTAADRLAVSRITCDRLPATQKLFAAGELTAMHVRILADAVEHLDPETTALVEEYALRRPDLPVGQFRARVNHAVAKFDPAGVEEHKDRAFEDRTLWHRPDPGETGVLVLRGPADQTTTVFGLVDDLARKLIPGDTRTLEQRRFDAFTDLILDDHVRRNITTLVEVTVPVDTLQGGTAPGELRGYGSVSASTARALASGERVSWRSLAFDRETGVLAAVGDKTYRAGDLDRLLAAPVEAPLPAEPQYTPSARLARHIRARDVTCRFPGCTRRARRSELDHTVPWGKGGPTATANLHCLCKRHRVS